A single region of the Anabaena sphaerica FACHB-251 genome encodes:
- a CDS encoding glycosyltransferase family 4 protein, with amino-acid sequence MKISILVSDLSSAGAGRWGGGSVRSFLLAQALQRLKYQVEILGFVFGQEAAVIPQSEIMVSQFTGYNYPKFLISASQLLKKLDGDIIYAMRPKPTTFGLALLKKLKTNQPIILDIDDWELSWYGGEKWQYNFSFKQLYRDIIKPDGALRQPDHPFFLKKTEGMTQKANAITIHTKFLQDRFGGIYLPNGKDTELFNPHLYDPEESRVYYGLSGYRILMFPGAPRPYKGVEDVLTALELINEPDLKLVIVGGSPYDDYDAQLSKKWGNWIIKLPKYPSTEMPKIVAAAHIVVVPQRNTPAALAQFPLKLTDGMAMAKPILATAVGDIPEILGGNGYLVDPESPEQIAEKIKLIFQNLEAANERAVKARERCTEKYSINSMSNILESVITKL; translated from the coding sequence TTGAAAATTTCCATACTGGTAAGTGATTTATCGAGTGCTGGAGCAGGAAGGTGGGGAGGCGGTTCAGTTCGTTCCTTTCTGTTAGCACAAGCACTGCAAAGACTTAAGTATCAAGTAGAAATCTTAGGATTTGTATTTGGACAAGAGGCAGCAGTTATCCCTCAATCAGAAATTATGGTCAGCCAGTTTACTGGCTATAACTACCCGAAATTTCTCATTTCAGCTTCTCAGCTTTTAAAAAAGCTAGATGGTGATATTATTTATGCGATGAGACCAAAGCCTACAACTTTTGGTTTAGCACTACTAAAAAAACTAAAAACCAATCAACCGATAATTTTAGACATAGACGACTGGGAACTCAGTTGGTATGGTGGTGAAAAATGGCAGTATAATTTCTCCTTCAAGCAACTTTATCGAGATATTATTAAACCAGATGGAGCATTGAGACAGCCAGATCATCCGTTTTTTTTAAAAAAAACAGAAGGGATGACCCAAAAAGCCAACGCTATTACCATTCATACTAAATTTTTACAAGACAGATTTGGTGGTATATATTTACCAAATGGAAAAGATACAGAACTATTTAATCCCCATCTTTATGATCCAGAAGAAAGTAGAGTCTATTATGGCTTGTCTGGATATCGAATTTTAATGTTTCCCGGCGCTCCTAGACCATACAAAGGTGTTGAAGATGTATTAACTGCGCTCGAACTTATCAATGAACCAGATTTAAAACTAGTGATTGTAGGAGGTAGTCCTTATGATGATTATGATGCTCAACTATCAAAAAAATGGGGAAATTGGATTATAAAACTACCAAAATATCCATCTACAGAAATGCCAAAAATTGTCGCTGCGGCACATATTGTTGTTGTTCCCCAAAGAAATACACCAGCAGCTTTAGCTCAATTTCCATTAAAATTAACCGATGGTATGGCAATGGCTAAACCAATATTAGCAACTGCTGTGGGAGATATTCCTGAGATTTTAGGTGGAAATGGTTATTTAGTTGATCCTGAATCACCTGAACAAATTGCCGAAAAAATTAAATTGATATTTCAAAAC